AGGCTGCCAGCACGGAAAGTCGAGCTGCGCAGGTAGGGAAGTAGGGTCAGTTCTCCGGGTCAGACGGGCGTTGACTGTCGATTTGAGAGCGCGCCCAGGTGATGGCTTCATCGACGGTTTGAAAGGTCGCGATCGGGAGTTTGTAAAATACCCGCTCCGTCTGAAAGCTCTCGTGGGAGAATCGTCGAACCAGAACGAACGCGGCCCCCATGATCGAGGTTTCCGATTCGAGGCGCCGAACCTGAGCAGGGTTGAGGCTGTAGTCGTGAATCCGGTTGGAAATGTAGACAAAAGGCCGGTTTCCGTATGCGGCATTGAGTCGCGTGACTATGTCGTCCACACAGGCCTTGTCAAAATCGATTCCGGCATGGATGGTTCCTACCACAAAATGCTCGTGGAAATGAAGAATACCATATTCTGTTTGCTCCTCCCTCATGAATGCAGGTATTGATTAACGGAAGAAATCGGGATTGCGTGACCCCTGCGGCTTACCTGAAATAAGGTAGTCGAGTCGGGTTTGATCGACGGTGTCGAAACCGGAATGCAAGGGCATTGCGTTGGTATCGATGCCACAACTTCCACATCCGCACAGATTCGGAGAGTTCGGTGCGCTTCCAGCCTCAGTGTGGGTCAGTGCTTTGGCAGCAACGAGCGATCAGCTGCGCGATGTGATCTCGATCAGGTGATATCCGAAGTTGGTGCGCACGGGACCATGCACCACGCCTACAGCTTCATTGAAAACAACCTTGTCGAACTCCGGAACCATTTGTCCCTGCGTAAATTCACCAAGATCCCCTCCGGAACGACGGCCCGACGGACACTCCGAGGCGACTTCAGCCAATTTGGCGAAATCCGCACCCGCTTCGATCTTGTTTTTGATGCTCAGGCATTCTTCTTCGGTTTTTACGAGAATGTGACGCGCTCTAGCTTTCATCATCATGGCCGCAGTCTGAATGGGAAACGAAGCAGCTGACAATCCTGAATTGCACATTCTGGAATTTTTTGGAATTCGACGGATTTGCAATGGGGTCTATGCGGTTTGGGTCAGAATCTTGGTTACAACCGATTCTGCCGAGGATCGATCCCAACTGTTTGGCGCGCTCTAGGGAATCAACTGGATTCAAGTGTTTCGGGAATCTTGCGCAGCTGAAGCGTGTCGATGATTTCGCCGTGGGCGAGCACATTGGTGATCACCACCAGCGGATCTCCGGTCTTGCACCAGCCCCCGTTCACCAGCTTGGCAAAGCTGTGTTTGATTGTCATTTCGGGGTCGGCATTGTTAAATTCGATTCTGAACGGTTCAACCCCCCACAGTGGGATCAGACGGCGGAAAATGTGTTGAATATCGGTGAACGCGTAGATTGGAATCCCGTGCGGTCGAAGCGCTGCCAGAACATGGGGAAGGAATCCGCTGCGTGTGAAGACTACGATACTGGCTCCGCCCATTTCTTCCGCAAGCAGGGCGGCACTGCGCAACATCTTTGCTTTCGGAGTCTTGAGGGCGATTTGATGGTTGAGCTGGTGTTCATGCTGCACGGCCTCTGTGGCTTGAATCACTTGTTTCATCACTCGAACGGCTTCGAGTGGATACGAACCCATGGTGGTTTCGCCCGAGAGCATGACACAGTCTGCCTGTTCCCGAACGGCATTTGCCACGTCACTGACCTCGGCGCGAGTGGGAACGGGAGCGCTGATCATGGATTCCAGCATGTGAGTTGCCACGATGACGGGACGCCCATACTTCTGGCAAAGCTTCACGCACTGGTATTGAATGGACGGAAGTTTTTCGTATGAGATCTCGATGCCCAGGTCACCTCGTGCGATCATGATTGCATCCGATGCCTGGATGATGTCGGACAGGTTTCCCAATCCGGTCTGATCCTCAATTTTGGAAATGATGCGCGCGTGGGAACCCAGCTTGCAGAGATATTCCCGAAGTTCATGCACTGCCTGTGCGTTGCGCACAAAGGAGAGTGCGATCAGATCCACGCCCTCCTCGACACCGATGCGCACATCGTTGCGATCTTTTTCGGTCAGGGACGGCATGCGAATCTCAACACCCGGCAGATTGATGTGGCGCTTGCTTCCCATGGTTCCCGGGATGGTGACCGTGGCACGGACCCGGTCGTCGGTGCAGTCGTTGACTTTCAGCTGGATCAGGCCGCTGTCCACCAGCATGGTGGCACCGGGACTCAAGTCACGAGGCAGGCCCTCGTAGTTGACGCTGATCCGAAGAGTGGAACCGTCCCGATGGTTCTCCGGCTCAGTGGTCCAGAACTCGACGGTATCTCCGATCTTGAGTTCCACAGGTTCGGGTAGGTTTCCCGTGCGGATTTCGGGACCCTTTACATCGATCATGGTGGCGATTTCGCGTCCTTCATCGCGGCAGGCCTGTCGCAGGTTGGCCATGATGGAACGTGTCCAGGCTTCATCGGCGTGGGCCATGTTGATGCGGCAGACATCAACGCGTTCCCGGATCAGCGTGCGAAGCATGTCCGGTGCAGCGGTGGATGGGCCGACCGTAAAGATGATTTTGGTGTGTCTGAAGTGGGATGGAATGTGCACGAAGTCAGCATAGCCAATGCTTGATGCTTTTCCAGAAGTGCTTGCAA
The sequence above is a segment of the Puniceicoccaceae bacterium genome. Coding sequences within it:
- a CDS encoding peptidylprolyl isomerase, with the translated sequence MMKARARHILVKTEEECLSIKNKIEAGADFAKLAEVASECPSGRRSGGDLGEFTQGQMVPEFDKVVFNEAVGVVHGPVRTNFGYHLIEITSRS
- the pyk gene encoding pyruvate kinase, producing MHIPSHFRHTKIIFTVGPSTAAPDMLRTLIRERVDVCRINMAHADEAWTRSIMANLRQACRDEGREIATMIDVKGPEIRTGNLPEPVELKIGDTVEFWTTEPENHRDGSTLRISVNYEGLPRDLSPGATMLVDSGLIQLKVNDCTDDRVRATVTIPGTMGSKRHINLPGVEIRMPSLTEKDRNDVRIGVEEGVDLIALSFVRNAQAVHELREYLCKLGSHARIISKIEDQTGLGNLSDIIQASDAIMIARGDLGIEISYEKLPSIQYQCVKLCQKYGRPVIVATHMLESMISAPVPTRAEVSDVANAVREQADCVMLSGETTMGSYPLEAVRVMKQVIQATEAVQHEHQLNHQIALKTPKAKMLRSAALLAEEMGGASIVVFTRSGFLPHVLAALRPHGIPIYAFTDIQHIFRRLIPLWGVEPFRIEFNNADPEMTIKHSFAKLVNGGWCKTGDPLVVITNVLAHGEIIDTLQLRKIPETLESS